The Peribacillus simplex genome contains a region encoding:
- a CDS encoding type II toxin-antitoxin system PemK/MazF family toxin — protein MVVKRGDVYFADLSPVVGSEQGGTRPVLILQNDIGNRFSPTVIVAAITAQIQKAKLPTHVEINAKKYGFERDSVILLEQIRTIDKQRLTDKITHLDEPMMQKVNEALQISLGLIEF, from the coding sequence ATTGTTGTTAAGCGTGGTGACGTATACTTCGCAGACCTTTCCCCGGTGGTTGGTTCAGAGCAGGGTGGGACCCGTCCGGTACTAATTTTACAAAACGATATTGGTAATCGCTTTAGTCCGACTGTGATCGTGGCAGCCATTACAGCTCAAATTCAAAAAGCGAAATTGCCTACACATGTTGAGATTAATGCAAAAAAATACGGATTCGAGCGAGATTCCGTCATTTTATTAGAACAGATCCGGACAATTGATAAGCAGCGTTTAACTGATAAAATTACGCATCTTGACGAACCGATGATGCAAAAAGTCAATGAAGCTTTGCAAATTAGTTTAGGCCTCATTGAGTTTTAA
- a CDS encoding CopG family ribbon-helix-helix protein — MSESSATREILIRLPQNFLTELDGYASEENVNRSEFIYRATKMYLRERKKKEFRESMKRGYIEMAAINLTIASEAFQAEFEAGHCVERLVSGG, encoded by the coding sequence GTGTCTGAATCCAGCGCAACGAGAGAGATATTAATTCGATTACCTCAAAATTTTTTAACAGAGTTAGATGGGTATGCGAGTGAGGAAAATGTGAATCGCAGTGAATTTATTTATCGTGCCACAAAAATGTATCTTCGCGAACGTAAAAAGAAAGAGTTTCGTGAATCGATGAAACGCGGTTATATTGAAATGGCGGCCATTAATTTAACGATTGCTTCTGAAGCCTTCCAGGCTGAATTCGAGGCTGGTCATTGCGTTGAACGATTAGTTAGCGGAGGCTGA